A window of the Trichoderma asperellum chromosome 6, complete sequence genome harbors these coding sequences:
- a CDS encoding uncharacterized protein (TransMembrane:9 (o133-154i166-189o195-212i251-272o278-300i444-464o484-508i520-543o549-568i)) — protein sequence MSITDADHVADGPTHVHGTVEILSGAAPIESEEVGAAIDRLHDDTEKVSLDVDGREPTDEEKIALRKVAGSIPWISWVLCAAEVAERASYYGASQVFNDYMQFPLPEGGNGSGAVPKDDPNGHSGALNQGLQFASAFSTLFTFLAYVFPILGAYIADSHLGRFKTIIVGVTIGAIAHVIMIGGAAPSLLKAGKGLAPFIVSFFTLAIGAGIFKPNVAPIVVDQYKDQRQIIKTLKSGERVIVDPETTIQRVLIIFYAAVNVGAFFAIATTYTEKYVGFWLSFLLPGIVYFLLPFLLLSIYKKIINKRPQGSELVNFFKIIWASLRYNKFQVWKKDFWSAATPSKLSEQGIQVGWTDRAVLDVQRTIEACVIFLYFPVYNINDGGVGAVQSNQGASMTNNGAPTDLLGNFNPLVIIAVAPVLSHGLYPLLARYGIKFGPIRRMTFGFMLAAISGAIGAIVQWRVYETSPCGYQASTCDDVSPINIWWQIPNVALGAISELFCNVTAYELAYARSPPHLKSVVFALFLFTTALSSALGEILIPAIIDPHLIWVWAGPAIALFVQTIVFWVRHHKLDDDVYMLEQDTPTQSQAQLTQSEPVEENVVRDVEKA from the exons ATGAGTAT CACAGATGCAGACCACGTTGCCGACGGACCCACGCATGTCCATGGCACCGTAGAGATCCTTTCCGGTGCTGCCCCCATCGAAAGCGAGGAGGTCGGCGCCGCTATAGATAGGCTCCATGATGACACAGAAAAGGTCTCTCTAGATGTCGACGGGAGAGAGCCAACGGACGAAGAAAAGATTGCCCTTCGGAAGGTCGCTGGTAGCATCCCATGGATCTCTTGGGTGCTCTGCGCAGCCGAGGTGGCCGAACGCGCAAGTTATTATGGCGCCAGTCAGGTTTTCAACGATTATATGCAGTTCCCTCTTCCCGAGGGCGGCAATGGAAGCGGTGCCGTCCCAAAGGACGACCCTAATGGCCATTCCGGCGCATT GAACCAAGGTCTGCAGTTCGCCTCAGCGTTTAGCACCTTGTTCACCTTTTTGGCCTATGTCTTTCCTATCCTGGGTGCCTATATCGCTGATTCACATCTCGGACGGTT CAAGACAATCATCGTTGGCGTTACCATTGGTGCTATTGCCCATGTTATCATGATTGGTGGAGCTGCTCCGTCTCTTCTCAAAGCCGGCAAAGGGCTCGCGCCCTTCATTGTATCGTTTTTTACCTTGGCTATCGGTGCTGGTATCTTCAAGCCCAACGTGGCACCGATCGTCGTTGACCAATACAAAGATCAGCGACAGATTATCAAGACGCTCAAGTCGGGCGAAAGGGTCATCGTTGATCCAGAGACGACGATTCAAAGAGTGCTCATTATTTTCTATGCCGCGGTAAACGTTGGTGCCTTCTTCGCCATTGCAACCACGTACACCGAAAAATATGTTGGTTTCTGGCTGTCGTTCCTCCTGCCGGGTATCGTCTACTTCCTGCTGCCTTTCCTCTTGCTGAGTATCTATAAAAAGATCATCAATAAGAGGCCTCAAGGATCTGAGCTGGTCAACTTCTTCAAAATCATTTGGGCCAGCCTCAGATATAATAAGTTTCAAGTTTGGAAGAAAGATTTTTGGTCCGCAGCCACTCCATCCAAGCTATCAGAGCAAGGGATTCAGGTAGGATGGACGGATCGAGCTGTGCTAGACGTGCAGCGTACCATCGAAGCCTGTGTCATCTTCCTCTATTTCCCCGTTTATAATATCAACGACGGAGGTGTTGGTGCCGTACAGTCAAACCAGGGCGCATCCATGACGAATAATGGAGCACCAACCGATTTGCTTGGTAACTTCAATCCTCTTGTCATCATTGCCGTCGCGCCAGTCCTTTCGCACGGATTGTATCCTCTCTTGGCCAGATATGGTATCAAATTTGGTCCCATCCGCCGCATGACATTCGGCTTCATGCTCGCAGCAATCTCAGGTGCTATTGGTGCCATCGTCCAGTGGAGGGTTTATGAAACGAGCCCCTGCGGCTACCAAGCCAGCACTTGCGACGACGTGTCTCCCATCAACATCTGGTGGCAGATTCCCAATGTTGCTCTCGGTGCCATTTCCGAGCTCTTCTGTAACGTCACTGCATATGAGTTGGCATATGCGCGATCTCCGCCTCATCTCAAGTCTGTtgtctttgctctcttcttattCACCACCGCCCTGTCAAGCGCACTCGGCGAGATTCTGATTCCGGCCATTATCGACCCGCATTTGATC TGGGTTTGGGCTGGTCCAGCCATTGCACTCTTTGTCCAAACAATCGTCTTCTGGGTTAGACACCATAAACTCGATGATGATGTCTATATGCTAGAGCAAGACACACCTACACAGTCGCAGGCTCAGCTGACACAATCGGAGCCAGTGGAGGAGAATGTTGTAAGAGATGTAGAGAAAGCATAA
- a CDS encoding uncharacterized protein (EggNog:ENOG41) has protein sequence MKDISPQAESTTSVVRLTFQFAYKDKIEASEEWYAATDKLKQEPSIGFVTKGQSIDDELDIVLFISWDYAAKPSACFLSGNIDHIFSSVSDFLAKRPRLICNVCHDDRGQCVNTFTTSRSGFETMKEIMVVRGPVKAMEPILKKIDEDAKHYMHALDIGMDCYDIHISDQAFWGMSLYRVSNENGNKELSSQEHADYASFALFSKWFSPSRRAEFLDPNIPDRAIPPVFQEFYGSNWWQQKVMKPIEDMGATISSWTYHKGQIARDRK, from the coding sequence ATGAAAGATATAAGTCCTCAGGCAGAAAGCACCACTAGCGTCGTGCGCTTGACCTTCCAGTTCGCTTACAAGGACAAAATAGAAGCTTCCGAGGAATGGTACGCTGCAACGGATAAGCTTAAGCAAGAGCCTAGTATAGGGTTTGTCACCAAAGGGCAGTCAATCGATGACGAACTCGACATTGTCCTTTTCATCTCATGGGACTATGCTGCGAAACCATCAGCCTGCTTTTTGTCCGGAAATATCGATCACATCTTTTCGTCCGTCAGCGACTTTCTTGCAAAGAGACCCCGATTAATCTGTAACGTCTGCCATGATGACCGAGGACAGTGCGTTAACACATTCACAACGAGCCGGTCAGGTTTTGAAACCATGAAAGAAATCATGGTAGTGCGCGGGCCAGTTAAAGCAATGGAGccaatattaaagaaaattgacGAAGATGCCAAGCATTACATGCACGCTCTGGATATTGGAATGGATTGTTACGATATACATATTTCTGACCAAGCTTTTTGGGGCATGAGTCTCTATCGCGTGAGTAACGAGAATGGCAACAAAGAATTAAGTAGCCAGGAGCACGCCGATTATGCTagttttgctcttttttctaAATGGTTTAGCCCATCAAGGCGAGCAGAGTTCCTAGACCCTAATATCCCTGACCGTGCGATACCACCTGTCTTTCAGGAGTTTTATGGCAGCAACTGGTGGCAACAAAAAGTGATGAAACCGATTGAGGATATGGGTGCCACTATTTCATCATGGACTTACCACAAGGGACAGATTGCCCGTGACCGGAAGTGA
- a CDS encoding uncharacterized protein (EggNog:ENOG41~SECRETED:SignalP(1-19)) produces MLLLSILVALLSGFDLVVGLNNAQPNLDIWDIDESCIPHQSTLRKAYNDVAVMAAKALRDVQFVQQPRPSHLQDRIEWAALPEPLKTCVYKRMSEALYGKVHYPPRGFSDLHDKALWMCGDASWKWHTKEMNDPYITPTKPLYLSRPDIFKVAAGAWVHKQRFITNGDPRGVGVCRPDVFASTRVKEDFITFCDFFSDRVSKAESPVDGKNSVVVGETTLDHFQDSGSRIMFHELVHWFGTTFDEKGDLIRHQQAVSADGDLVWVYTDKVGRPKLTTTSKQQPGISYAKWVVYTYARCSRLARSHPGSEFAQNSGPAMATNTAETYAYFAMMAYLDNFDWSGDEIAKNINGD; encoded by the exons ATGCTCCTCCTGTCCATTCTTGTTGCGCTGCTTTCAGGCTTCGACCTAGTTGTTGGTCTCAATAATGCGCAGCCTAATCTTGACATTTGGGATATAGACGAGTCTTGTATTCCGCACCAATCGACTCTACGGAAGGCCTATAACGATGTCGCGGTTATGGCTGCTAAAGCACTGAGAGACGTCCAATTTGTTCAGCAGCCTCGCCCTAGCCACCTTCAGGATCGAATTGAATGGGCCGCATTGCCAGAGCCTTTGAAAACAT GCGTTTATAAACGGATGAGTGAAGCTCTATATGGTAAAGTCCACTATCCGCCGCGCGGGTTCTCGGACCTCCACGATAAGGCGCTGTGGATGTGCGGCGACGCCTCATGGAAGTGGCATACCAAAGAAATGAACGATCCATATATTACACCGACAAAACCACTATATCTTTCTAGACCCGACATATTCAAGgtagctgctggagcttgggTACACAAACAGAGATTTATTACCAACGGTGACCCCAGGGGCGTCGGCGTCTGCCGTCCTGATGTTTTTGCCAGTACTCGAGTTAAAGAAGACTTCATCACATTTTGTGACTTTTTCTCTGATCGAGTATCCAAAGCAGAATCGCCAGTAGATGGAAAAAATAGCGTAGTAGTAGGGGAAACTACCTTGGACCATTTCCAGGATTCTGGATCGCGTATTATGTTTCATGAGCTCGTCCATTGGTTTGGAACTACATTTGACGAGAAGGGAGATTTAATACGAC ATCAACAGGCCGTTTCAGCAGATGGGGACCTAGTCTGGGTATATACAGACAAAGTAGGCAGACCTAAACTCACCACTACTTCTAAACAGCAGCCAGGAATCAGCTATGCAAAGTGGGTTGTTT ATACCTACGCGAGATGCTCTAGATTGGCACGTAGCCACCCCGGCAGCGAGTTTGCCCAAAATTCAGGACCAGCGATGGCTACCAACACCGCTGAGACGTATGCTTACTTTGCCATGATGGC GTACTTGGATAATTTCGATTGGTCCGGGGATGAGATAGCGAAGAATATAAATGGCGATTAG